CTTTAGCTTCGTCAATCGATAGATGACTTATCTGCATCCAAGCATTGGTTTTAAAAGCATTTCTCAAATCAAAATCAGCTGAATGATTATAATCAATAGTACCAAATGTAGCTTGTTTATAATAAGCATACAAGCGCAATTGCACATCTTGTGGAAGGGATGATTGCGACATATTAGAAGCTATAGCTACAGCTTCTTGAAATCGAATATCTAATTCTTTTTCACTCATGTATGATTATTCTTTTATAGCAATAACAGTTTGATTTCCAACTGCATTTTGTTGGAGTGATACTTCTATTTTAGTTCCTAATGGAAAATAAATGTCTACTCTTGAACCAAATTTAATAAAACCAGCATCATCGCCTTGACGCACTTGCATCCCTTCTTCAGCGTAATTTACTATTCTTCTTGCTAAAGCCCCAGCAATTTGACGATACAAAATTTCTCCAAAGATTCTATTTTCAATTACAATAGTAGTTCTTTCATTTTCAGTACTAGCTTTTGGATGCCATGCTACTAAATATTTACCTGGATGGTATTTACTATATTTAACTTTTCCACTAACAGGATAACGGGTAACATGTACATTTATAGGAGACATAAAAATAGAAACTTGCAAACGTTTGTCTTTGAAATATTCTTCTTCAAATACTTCTTCAATTACCACCACTTTTCCATCTACTGGAGCTGTAACGATATTATCATTGGCTTCTATTCTTCTATTTGGATTTCTAAAAAACTGTAAAATCAATAGTAGAAAAACTAAAGTTGCAATTTGAATCGCTTTTTCTAACCAAAGAATAGAGGTTAATTGATGTGATAAAAGAAAAATTACCACAGTTACTGAAGTTGCTATTAAAATAATTTTTCCGCCTTCTTTATGAAACATAATATAAAATTTGATAAAACAAATAAACAAATGGTGCTACAAATATAATACTATCTAGGCGATCCAAAACACCGCCATGACCGGGCATTATATTTCCGCTATCTTTTACACCAGCAATTCTTTTAAATTTAGATTCGATTAAATCGCCCAAAGTACTAAAAACACTAATAATTACAGCGCTTATGGTCCAAATGAATAGTGAAATAAAATGGTGATTAGGTTTGGGTTGAATATAAAATTTAGAAATCAAAATTCCAGCGATTACTGAAAAAAGAATGCCACCTATAAATCCTTCTATAGTCTTTTTGGGAGATATTTTTTCCAACAACTTATGCTTTCCTATTGATTTCCCAACAATATAAGCAAAAGTATCATTCGTCCAGATTAGAATAAAAATACTAATGATAATTTTTGGATTGAATCCTTTTATTCCAAATGGAATTTTGGTTATTAGAATGAATGGAAAAATGACATAGCCAATGACATATATGTATTTTGATAGTTTATCAATCTTTCCTTTTTTTGACACAAAAAGAAGATGCAAACATTTTACAGAAACAAATAGCGTCGCTAATAAAAGTAAAACATCATTGAATTGAGTAGTTTTAAACTGTGTGGCTAAATAATAGATGAAGGCGCCAAAAAGAAGCGGTAGTATTTTATTCAAATTGACCAACTGACAGAACTCATAAATGGCAATTAGCATAAACACCCCGAAGAGAATATAAAAACTAGTAACGGAGTAAGAAGTTGCAATTAAAAGTAGTGCAACATATACTACACCAGATAATAATCTCTTTAGCGATTCGTTCATTTTATAAATCTTCTAGAAGCAGGAGATATAAGTTTTTGGCCGTACTTCCATATTGAAGAAAGTCTTCGTCTTTTGCTTTTTCAAAATATTTTATGGTCGTAATATTGGTTGGATAATCTTTGTCGTATTTCTTTTTAATAACGCGAAGACCATCACTTTTTGCTTCTAAAATTTGACTTGTAGTGGCTAGGATTATGATGTTTATAGGTAAGTCGTTCGGTTTGTTTTGCTTGATTTGATTGGATGAAAAAAGTACTGAACCTTCATCGGCAATTAAGTTTTCACAGCTGGCAAATAAAAATTTTGGGTTGGTAGGTTTGTCGTAGGTTAATTTGTTTTCATCCAACATGCTAAAAAGCTTTGGTTCATAACATAAAGCTTCACATTCAAACCAATCATTCTCTTCCAAAATATTTAGGAATTGGTCTTTTACTTCGCTTAAGTTTTCACAATACAAAAACTTACCTCCATTTTTTTTGAAATTATAGGTAAACTTCTCGTCAACAGGAAGTAAAGAAAAGCTTGAAGGGGTATTATTGAATTCGCTTTGACTTTCCTCGTCAGATGCATCATTACCAGTGCCAAAAATTTTTCTGAAAAGACTCATGCTTGTATTTATATAATCTTAATTAGGTATTAGGAATTCTTCAAAGATAAAAAAATCTTAATTCAAAAGCTTGTTTTGAATTAAGATTTTAAAAAAATGTTAAAAAACTTTTAGTCTTAAACTATATCGGTTTCTTCAGCTGGGATATCGAAGGGTCTTTTTCCAAAAATGGTTTCTAAATCATCCTTGAAAATAACTTCTTTCTCAATTAAAATATTCGACAGTTGTTCTAATTTATCTTTGTTTTCTTCTAATATTTTAATGGCTCTTTGGTACTCATTTTCTATCAAATTAGAAATTTCTTTATCAATAGTTTGAGCTGTTTCTTCAGAATAAGGTTTTGAGAAATTGTATTCACTTTGCCCTGATGAATCATAATAAGTTACATTGCCTAATTTGTCATTCAAACCATAAATGGTAACCATCGCACGAGCTTGTTTAGTAACTTTTTCTAAGTCACTTAAGGCGCCTGTTGAGATTTTATTGAACATTACTTTCTCAGCAGCTCTTCCACCCATAGTCGCACACATTTCATCAAGCATTTGTTCTGGACGAACAATCAAGCGTTCTTCAGGTAAATACCAAGCAGCGCCTAAACTTTGACCTCTTGGAACTATAGTTACTTTTACTAATGGGGCAGCGTGTTCTAGCATCCAACTTACTGTAGCATGTCCAGCTTCGTGAACAGCAATAGCGCGTTTTTCATCAGTAGTAACGATTTTATTTTTCTTTTCTAATCCACCAACTATTCGGTCAACGGCATCTAAGAAGTCTTGCTTGTCTACAGCTGTTTTATTGTTTCTAGCAGCTATTAAAGCAGCCTCGTTACAAACGTTAGCAATATCAGCACCAGAGAAGCCTGGAGTTTGTTTGGCTAGAAAATCTACATCTAAATCTTCTACTTTTTTCAAAGGTTTTAAGTGTACTTCAAAAATCTCTTTACGTTCGCGAATGTCTGGTAAGTCAACATAAATTTGACGGTCAAATCTTCCTGCTCGCATTAAGGCTTTGTCTAATACGTCAGCTCTATTGGTTGCTGCCAAAACGATAACGTGAGTATTAGTACCAAAACCATCCATTTCAGTCAACAATTGGTTTAAAGTATTTTCACGTTCGTCGTTAGAACCAGAGAAATTATTTTTACCACGAGCACGTCCTACAGCATCAATTTCATCAATAAAAATAATGGCAGGAGATTTGTCTTTGGCTTGTTTGAATAAATCTCTAACACGAGAAGCTCCAACACCTACAAACATTTCCACAAAATCAGAACCTGATAAAGAGAAGAAAGGAACTTTTGCTTCACCAGCAACGGCCTTAGCTAATAATGTTTTTCCTGTTCCTGGAGGTCCAACTAAAAGGGCTCCTTTTGGAATTTTTCCCCCTAAAACAGTATATTTATCTGGATTTCTGAGGAACTCAACAATTTCTTGTACTTCCTCTTTGGCTCCTTCTAATCCAGCAACATCTTTAAAAGTTGTTTTGACTTCCGAGTTTTCATCAAAAAGTTTTGCTCTAGATTTTCCGATGTTAAAGATTTGACCTCCGCCACCGCCGCCAGCACCACCTGACATTCTTCTCATAATCAATATCCAAAGCCCAATAATTACTACGATTGGTAAAATGCTGATTAATAGTTCGGACCAATTGCTTTTGGCTTTAAAGTCAAAATCTTTAATTTTTCCTTCCGTTTTAGCTTTTTCAATATTATTTTGGAAAACTTCATCATTACCAATATCAAAAGAGTAGTGAGGCCCTTTGTTAAGGTTTCCTAACATATCTTTAGCCACATTTTTATTGGCTTTATCTGCCAATGCGGCTTTAGTAAGATAAGCTTCGCCCTCGACTTTGTTGTAAATGACAACTTTTTCAATTTGCCCTTTATCTAAAAGCTCATTAAATTTAGAATAAGATATTTTTGTTGTATCCTGAAATCCCGCACCACCAATGTAGTTTAGAAGCACAAATACGGCAATAAGGATTCCATAAATCCACCAAGGACTTAATTTGAAACCAGTAGGTTTTTTTTCGCTAGCCATTTTTTATATTGGAACTTTTAATATTTATTTTCAATTGTTGTGATTTTAGCATCACCCCATAACCCTTCAATGTTGTAAAACTCACGAATTTGCTTTTGAAATACATGAACTACTATGTTTACATAGTCCATTAATACCCATTCCGCATTATCCGTTCCTTCAACGTGCCAAGGTTTATCTTTTAATTCTTTAGAAACTAGTTTTTGAATGGAGTTAACTATAGCATTAACTTGTGTGTTGGAATTTCCGTTACAGATTATAAAATAATCACAAACCGCTGTATCTATAGCTCTTAAATCGAGGATGTCGATATCATTTCCTTTTACTTCTTCAATGCCTTTTATAATGTTTGCCAAAAGGACATCACTGCTTACCGATTTTTTCGTCATTTACTATTTATGTATGTTTTGCAAATGTATTACTTTTTGTCTTTATTTTTGCTCAACAAAAGTTTAAAATTCGTTAATATTTATTACATGTCCATACCCTTTATCAAACTCAATGCCATAGATTCTACTAACGACTATTTGAAGCAATTGAGTAAAGTTTCTACATTAGAAAATTTCACTATTGTCATGGCCGAAGAACAAACAAAAGGAAAAGGACAAATGGGAGCAAAATGGGTTTCTGAGCCAGGTAAAAACCTCACTATGAGTATCTTGATTTCTGATTTTAAATTGACGAATCATACCATATTTGATCTTAATGTTACAGTAGCCGTATCTGTTTTAAAAGTTTTACAATTTTTTAAAATTCAGCAATGCAAAATAAAATGGCCCAACGACATTATGGCAGATTCTAAAAAACTGGGAGGCATATTAATTGAAAATACATTTAAAACGGATGGAAATATTACGGCTGTCGTTGGTATTGGATTAAACTTAAATCAAACTAATTTTGAACATCTCCCTCAAGCGACTTCGCTTAAGTGTGTTACAGGAGATAACTATTCAACAGAAAAAATAGCACTACTGATAAGAGAATCTTTAGAAGATAATTTGCTACAACTTGAGCAAAATCAAGCTTCATTATGGGATTGTTATCATCAAAATTTATATAAAATAAATTACCCGTCTGCTTTTGAAGATAAAACAGGGAAGCAATTCATGGGTATTATTAAGAAAGTAAGTAATGAAGGTAAATTAGAAATACTATTAGAAGATGACAGTATTGCTCATTTTGAAATCAAAGAAATCAAAATGTTATATTAAAATATTTAAAAAGGAAGCAACTATCTTTCCAATCTAATTGCGAATCCGTCGGCTATAGATTGATCTATTACTAAAGTATTGTTGGAGATAGAATAACAACCATACGCACTTCCATTGATGTCAATGCTTTGACCACATGGTGATTCAGGATTATTTACAAAATGATAAGGGTAAACACCGGTTTCTAAAACATCCCATAAATTGGGATCTGTGTTATTGTTTGTTACCGTTACGGTTTGTGTAATTGGATTGAAATCCCAAGTTATCATTCCTACAGTAAAGTTATTATTTATACCAGCAAAAGTGCCACTTACATTAACTAGTTTCCATTGTCCTTGAATAGGATCAGTAGTAGCGTTCGAATTAGAATTGCAACTCACAAATAAGAAGAGGAAAAAAACACCAAAAAATGAAATTAGCTTTTTCATAGTTTATGGATTTATATTATTGTGGAAGTGCCAGACAGTAATTGACTTTATCGGTATATTGACTGTTATAGTTGACTTGGTTTGCGACAATAGTTAAAGTAAAATCTGGTACCTGAAGATAACTACAGTTTGCATCTGCTAAAGGATTTTGTTCAAAATCATATTTTTCTTGACTAATAATAGCATAGGAACCAACGGGTAATGAAGTGGAATAACTGCCATTGTTGTCTGTTGTAATTGTGCTAATAATGGGAGTAAAGGGAGTATAGTTTAAAGCATTTCGAATATAAAATGTTTGATTTGCTGAGGGGTTGTAAATAGCTAATGCATCTAAAATTTCTTGAGGTGGATTAGCACCACCTTTATATTCACTATTGTTAGAAATAGTTCCAATTACTAATTGACTTTGTTGTGAAGAACTACTAGAACAAGCATTCAAGAGAAAAACAAAAAATAGTAAAAAACAGATTTTTTTCATGGTTTATTGGTTTGCTTAATGATACTTTTTGTTAAGAAAGGTTGCGTACTTGTTAAAAAAACAATTTTTATAACGTTGGCAAATCTCCAGTTCCTTTAGTTGGCAAATTAGTGTAGCCCATCAAATATAAATCTACTTCACGCGCAGCTTCTCTACCTTCTGATATTGCCCAAACAATTAGTGATTGTCCACGTCTCATATCTCCAGCAGTAAAAATATGAGGGACATTCGTTTGGTATTTTGTAGCTTTATAATTATTTCGATTATCTATTTCAATGCCTAATTGTTTGCTTAGTGTTTTCTCTGGGCCTGTAAATCCTAGAGCTAATAATGCCAAATCACATGGCCAAATTTTTTCAGAATCTTCTTTTTCAATCAATTCTGGTCTTTCACCAGGGACCATTTTCCAAGCTACTTCAACCGTTTTTAAGCCTATTAATTCTCCTTTTTCATTGGCAATGAACTCTTTGGTGTTAATCAACCAATTTCTATTACAGCCTTCCTCATGAGAAGTGGAAGTTTTTAATTGCAAAGGCCAAAAGGGCCAAGGAGTAGTTTCACTTCTGAACTCTGGTGGTTTAGGTAAAATTTCAAAATTGGTTACAGATTTGGCTTCTTGTCTGTTAGCTGTTCCCACACAATCGGAACCTGTATCACCACCTCCAATTACAATAACATTTTTACCCTTAGCAGTTATTTGATTTGGAATTGTTTCTCCATACAAGATTTTGGTTTGTTGTGTTAAAAAAGTCATGGCTTGCACCACACCTTTACTTTCAATTCCTTTAGTCGGCAAGCTTCTGCTATCTGTTGCGCCACCACAAAGAACTATGGAATCAAAAGTTTCTAATTGTTCAACACTGAAATTCACTCCTACATTTACATCGGTTTTAAAAATGATACCTTCTGCTTCTAAAATGGCAATTCTCCGATCAATAATAGCTTTTTCTAATTTAAAATTTGGAATGCCATAACGCAATAAACCACCAATAGCGTTATCTCTTTCAAAAACGGTTACCCAATGTCCAGCTCGATTTAATTGTTGCGCAGCTGCTAATCCTGCAGGGCCGGAGCCTATAACTGCTACTTTTTTTCCGGTTCTAATTTCAGGAATTTGTGGTTTAATCCAACCTTCGGCAAATCCTCTTTCAACGATATTTTTTTCGATGTTTTCTATTGCAATGGGTTCGCTAATAATTCC
The window above is part of the Flavobacterium sp. N1994 genome. Proteins encoded here:
- a CDS encoding acyl-CoA-binding protein encodes the protein MSEKELDIRFQEAVAIASNMSQSSLPQDVQLRLYAYYKQATFGTIDYNHSADFDLRNAFKTNAWMQISHLSIDEAKELYIEAIHAIVKNTK
- a CDS encoding phosphatidylserine decarboxylase family protein, coding for MFHKEGGKIILIATSVTVVIFLLSHQLTSILWLEKAIQIATLVFLLLILQFFRNPNRRIEANDNIVTAPVDGKVVVIEEVFEEEYFKDKRLQVSIFMSPINVHVTRYPVSGKVKYSKYHPGKYLVAWHPKASTENERTTIVIENRIFGEILYRQIAGALARRIVNYAEEGMQVRQGDDAGFIKFGSRVDIYFPLGTKIEVSLQQNAVGNQTVIAIKE
- a CDS encoding phosphatidate cytidylyltransferase, which translates into the protein MNESLKRLLSGVVYVALLLIATSYSVTSFYILFGVFMLIAIYEFCQLVNLNKILPLLFGAFIYYLATQFKTTQFNDVLLLLATLFVSVKCLHLLFVSKKGKIDKLSKYIYVIGYVIFPFILITKIPFGIKGFNPKIIISIFILIWTNDTFAYIVGKSIGKHKLLEKISPKKTIEGFIGGILFSVIAGILISKFYIQPKPNHHFISLFIWTISAVIISVFSTLGDLIESKFKRIAGVKDSGNIMPGHGGVLDRLDSIIFVAPFVYLFYQILYYVS
- a CDS encoding lactate utilization protein B/C; protein product: MSLFRKIFGTGNDASDEESQSEFNNTPSSFSLLPVDEKFTYNFKKNGGKFLYCENLSEVKDQFLNILEENDWFECEALCYEPKLFSMLDENKLTYDKPTNPKFLFASCENLIADEGSVLFSSNQIKQNKPNDLPINIIILATTSQILEAKSDGLRVIKKKYDKDYPTNITTIKYFEKAKDEDFLQYGSTAKNLYLLLLEDL
- the ftsH gene encoding ATP-dependent zinc metalloprotease FtsH, giving the protein MASEKKPTGFKLSPWWIYGILIAVFVLLNYIGGAGFQDTTKISYSKFNELLDKGQIEKVVIYNKVEGEAYLTKAALADKANKNVAKDMLGNLNKGPHYSFDIGNDEVFQNNIEKAKTEGKIKDFDFKAKSNWSELLISILPIVVIIGLWILIMRRMSGGAGGGGGGQIFNIGKSRAKLFDENSEVKTTFKDVAGLEGAKEEVQEIVEFLRNPDKYTVLGGKIPKGALLVGPPGTGKTLLAKAVAGEAKVPFFSLSGSDFVEMFVGVGASRVRDLFKQAKDKSPAIIFIDEIDAVGRARGKNNFSGSNDERENTLNQLLTEMDGFGTNTHVIVLAATNRADVLDKALMRAGRFDRQIYVDLPDIRERKEIFEVHLKPLKKVEDLDVDFLAKQTPGFSGADIANVCNEAALIAARNNKTAVDKQDFLDAVDRIVGGLEKKNKIVTTDEKRAIAVHEAGHATVSWMLEHAAPLVKVTIVPRGQSLGAAWYLPEERLIVRPEQMLDEMCATMGGRAAEKVMFNKISTGALSDLEKVTKQARAMVTIYGLNDKLGNVTYYDSSGQSEYNFSKPYSEETAQTIDKEISNLIENEYQRAIKILEENKDKLEQLSNILIEKEVIFKDDLETIFGKRPFDIPAEETDIV
- the rsfS gene encoding ribosome silencing factor, translated to MTKKSVSSDVLLANIIKGIEEVKGNDIDILDLRAIDTAVCDYFIICNGNSNTQVNAIVNSIQKLVSKELKDKPWHVEGTDNAEWVLMDYVNIVVHVFQKQIREFYNIEGLWGDAKITTIENKY
- a CDS encoding biotin--[acetyl-CoA-carboxylase] ligase — translated: MSIPFIKLNAIDSTNDYLKQLSKVSTLENFTIVMAEEQTKGKGQMGAKWVSEPGKNLTMSILISDFKLTNHTIFDLNVTVAVSVLKVLQFFKIQQCKIKWPNDIMADSKKLGGILIENTFKTDGNITAVVGIGLNLNQTNFEHLPQATSLKCVTGDNYSTEKIALLIRESLEDNLLQLEQNQASLWDCYHQNLYKINYPSAFEDKTGKQFMGIIKKVSNEGKLEILLEDDSIAHFEIKEIKMLY
- a CDS encoding glutamate synthase subunit beta, yielding MGKIGGFKEFGRTDESNLPVKERVANYKEITIPLDKTKIKQQGSRCMDCGIPFCHSACPLGNLIPDFNDMVHQEEWQSALTILQATNNFPEFTGRLCPAPCEKSCVLGIISEPIAIENIEKNIVERGFAEGWIKPQIPEIRTGKKVAVIGSGPAGLAAAQQLNRAGHWVTVFERDNAIGGLLRYGIPNFKLEKAIIDRRIAILEAEGIIFKTDVNVGVNFSVEQLETFDSIVLCGGATDSRSLPTKGIESKGVVQAMTFLTQQTKILYGETIPNQITAKGKNVIVIGGGDTGSDCVGTANRQEAKSVTNFEILPKPPEFRSETTPWPFWPLQLKTSTSHEEGCNRNWLINTKEFIANEKGELIGLKTVEVAWKMVPGERPELIEKEDSEKIWPCDLALLALGFTGPEKTLSKQLGIEIDNRNNYKATKYQTNVPHIFTAGDMRRGQSLIVWAISEGREAAREVDLYLMGYTNLPTKGTGDLPTL